A region of Bacillota bacterium DNA encodes the following proteins:
- the fliT gene encoding flagellar protein FliT, translated as MPPEDDASWQKWLAKYAERVKLLCALQEDAIRRQDWPALQQLLQEQEQILEVLRQTPPSQLPSEVLAFAQHLWQMNQHLQQMMEERMTALRADMASLHRIRENAQRYHFGASTGGLEDRAA; from the coding sequence ATGCCGCCTGAGGACGATGCATCCTGGCAGAAGTGGCTGGCGAAGTATGCCGAGCGGGTGAAGCTTCTCTGCGCCCTGCAAGAGGACGCCATCCGCCGTCAGGACTGGCCTGCATTGCAACAGCTGCTTCAGGAACAGGAGCAAATTCTGGAGGTACTGCGGCAGACACCTCCCTCTCAACTACCCTCTGAAGTTCTTGCATTTGCCCAGCACCTCTGGCAGATGAACCAGCATCTGCAGCAGATGATGGAAGAACGTATGACCGCACTGCGGGCAGACATGGCTTCTCTCCATCGTATCCGCGAAAACGCGCAACGCTATCACTTCGGCGCCTCCACGGGCGGTCTGGAAGACCGCGCAGCGTAA
- the fliD gene encoding flagellar filament capping protein FliD yields the protein MSTSGINFSGLVSGMDTETLIQQIIQIESRRKKIWSTQQSQLTQRLSGLQAVQTQLLGFQSAISQVTVQTAFKAASATSSAESVARVTATADALPGTYLLEVSQLATNHKIGTTAQTTAENALGLSGCFMVNGKQVTVVASDNLRDIAARINNAKAGVTASVLSVSSSEHYLVLTAHESGAANAISLNDLGSGNVLQSLGLVTSSVSIKNAVTNGAQSDKFADTSTAVGTLLNLSGAPSGTVKINGVDIAIDLSTDSLNSIAQKINDAGAGVTASVVTVTEKGTARYRLQITGASTPTFTDDQHVLETLGILKAGYGNELIQARDAQFKIDNMSLTSSSNVLTNIISGVTITLMDADATNPKRTTITVSRDIKSIKDAIKGFVDAYNSTIDLIKKYDYFDKETYDTGPLFGNATINALTAELMATVSDVVAGAPSDLSMLAQVGITLDPTGSGKLVLKESQLEAALNSRLSDVERLFRVMGSTSDPRLTFVIATSKTKATGEPLTVNITQVATQAQATASLAQTQASTTTERLTFGGALFNNTEYSITLNAGNTIDDTIAQINADATLSRYLVASKDESGRLVLTSKQYGSKAAFTVVSDQEAADNNSGIGTTRLEVRGQDVAGTINGEAATGDGQFLTGNRGNATTDGLQIRVTATTPGIIGTVTVTRGIADRVFQLIQQFTDSISGALTEETKTIQQQIDEIKQRISAFDEAMQRRANDLRAQFTSMENALNKMRSQAQYLTALFGQASLLSSLNIR from the coding sequence TTGAGCACCAGCGGGATTAACTTCTCAGGGCTTGTCTCCGGAATGGACACGGAGACCCTGATTCAACAAATCATTCAGATAGAGAGTCGTCGCAAGAAGATATGGTCGACTCAACAGTCTCAGTTGACGCAGAGGCTGAGCGGGTTACAGGCTGTACAGACGCAGCTGCTCGGCTTCCAATCCGCCATTTCTCAGGTTACCGTGCAAACCGCTTTCAAAGCGGCGAGCGCCACCAGCAGCGCAGAAAGCGTCGCACGGGTTACCGCTACCGCTGATGCCCTGCCGGGCACATACCTGCTGGAGGTATCTCAGCTGGCGACCAACCACAAAATCGGTACCACCGCGCAGACGACTGCAGAGAACGCCCTCGGCTTGAGCGGCTGTTTTATGGTCAATGGCAAACAGGTCACTGTAGTAGCCAGCGACAACCTGCGCGACATCGCGGCGCGAATCAACAACGCCAAAGCGGGGGTCACCGCCTCTGTGCTCAGCGTCAGCAGCAGCGAGCACTATCTGGTACTGACCGCTCACGAGTCCGGCGCAGCGAACGCCATTAGCCTGAACGATCTGGGCAGCGGTAATGTACTGCAATCCTTGGGGCTGGTAACCAGCTCGGTCAGCATCAAGAACGCGGTCACCAACGGGGCGCAATCCGATAAATTTGCAGACACCAGCACAGCCGTGGGCACCTTGCTGAACCTGAGCGGTGCGCCTTCGGGAACCGTCAAAATCAACGGTGTGGATATCGCCATTGACCTCAGCACGGACTCACTCAACAGTATCGCCCAGAAAATCAACGATGCCGGGGCAGGCGTTACCGCTTCGGTGGTAACGGTTACTGAAAAAGGTACTGCTCGTTATCGTCTGCAAATCACTGGAGCCAGCACGCCCACTTTCACCGACGACCAGCATGTTCTGGAAACGCTGGGTATCCTGAAGGCAGGCTACGGCAACGAACTGATTCAGGCGAGAGACGCCCAGTTTAAGATAGACAACATGAGCCTGACCAGCAGCAGTAACGTGCTGACCAACATCATCTCCGGTGTGACTATCACCCTGATGGATGCCGACGCCACCAACCCGAAGAGAACGACGATCACCGTCAGCCGCGATATAAAAAGCATTAAGGACGCCATTAAGGGATTCGTGGACGCTTACAACTCCACGATAGACCTCATCAAAAAGTATGACTACTTCGACAAAGAGACCTACGACACAGGACCCCTGTTCGGCAACGCGACCATCAACGCGCTGACCGCCGAGCTGATGGCAACCGTGTCGGATGTGGTAGCAGGCGCGCCCTCCGACCTGAGCATGCTGGCACAGGTGGGGATCACCCTGGACCCCACCGGCTCCGGCAAGCTGGTGCTGAAAGAGTCGCAGCTGGAAGCCGCGCTGAACAGCCGTCTCAGCGATGTGGAGCGGCTATTCCGGGTGATGGGTAGCACCAGCGATCCGCGTCTGACCTTTGTCATCGCTACCAGCAAGACCAAAGCCACCGGCGAGCCTCTTACGGTCAACATTACCCAGGTTGCCACGCAAGCGCAGGCAACGGCTTCGCTGGCGCAGACACAGGCAAGCACCACCACCGAACGATTGACTTTTGGCGGCGCGCTGTTCAACAACACCGAGTACTCCATCACGCTGAACGCAGGCAACACCATCGACGACACCATCGCGCAGATTAACGCGGACGCCACGCTGTCGCGCTATCTGGTTGCTTCGAAGGACGAGAGCGGACGACTGGTGCTTACCTCCAAGCAGTATGGTTCGAAAGCGGCTTTCACCGTAGTCAGCGACCAGGAAGCCGCAGATAACAACAGCGGCATCGGCACCACCCGGCTCGAAGTGCGTGGGCAGGATGTGGCAGGTACCATTAACGGCGAAGCCGCCACAGGTGATGGTCAGTTCCTGACCGGCAACAGAGGCAACGCCACCACCGACGGTTTACAGATAAGGGTGACCGCCACCACACCGGGCATCATCGGCACTGTCACGGTCACGCGCGGCATCGCAGACCGGGTGTTCCAGCTGATTCAGCAGTTTACCGATTCCATCAGCGGTGCGCTGACCGAAGAAACCAAGACCATCCAGCAGCAGATCGATGAAATCAAGCAGCGCATCTCGGCGTTTGACGAGGCGATGCAGCGCCGGGCGAACGACCTGCGGGCACAGTTCACGTCGATGGAGAACGCCCTGAACAAGATGCGCTCTCAGGCGCAGTATCTCACTGCTCTGTTCGGACAAGCCAGTCTGCTGAGCAGTCTCAACATAAGATAA
- the fliS gene encoding flagellar export chaperone FliS, translating into MALTSPYDVYQRTQVDTASPAKLVVMLYDGAIRFLRQGQAAMQQGDREKQNHYLVRAQRIITELASSLDMEAGGEIAQNLMALYQFMHEQLVMANLQDDVAKVQKVCEMLQSLREAWAQVEVAVREASSQTAGEKMEVSHAA; encoded by the coding sequence ATGGCGTTGACAAGCCCCTACGATGTTTACCAGCGTACGCAGGTAGACACCGCATCACCTGCCAAACTGGTGGTGATGTTGTATGACGGAGCGATCCGTTTTTTGAGACAGGGACAGGCTGCCATGCAGCAGGGAGACCGCGAGAAACAGAACCATTATCTGGTGCGCGCCCAGCGGATTATCACCGAGCTGGCAAGCTCGCTGGATATGGAAGCAGGTGGAGAAATCGCCCAAAACCTGATGGCGCTGTACCAGTTCATGCATGAACAGTTGGTGATGGCGAACCTGCAAGACGATGTAGCAAAGGTGCAAAAGGTGTGCGAGATGTTGCAAAGCCTGCGAGAAGCCTGGGCGCAGGTGGAAGTCGCAGTCCGCGAGGCTTCATCCCAAACAGCCGGTGAAAAAATGGAGGTGTCTCATGCCGCCTGA
- a CDS encoding PD-(D/E)XK nuclease family protein, which produces MARKPVLSPSRIRTYLLCEVKYYHTYLNPRGKFYMRAKREYSFGTTMHAVLQHLHASGGVEAVTVEQLQQVMQQQWVAAGYESPHEEQQFQQVAAALLEQYHARTQESLQQTPPEQRPRLLMQERLLRMDMGRFALVGRVDRVDEHPDGTLEIIDYKSWRTDVAPEEVHDDLAMCCYQLLLKQLYPDRRIIATIVALQTGAFASASLTDEELAEFREDIRLLGEEIVSRDFEYLEPKRIPHCEECDFLPLCQRIWERL; this is translated from the coding sequence ATGGCACGCAAGCCGGTACTCAGTCCCAGTCGTATCCGAACCTACCTGCTGTGCGAGGTGAAGTATTACCACACCTACCTCAACCCGCGCGGCAAGTTCTATATGCGAGCCAAGCGCGAGTACTCCTTCGGCACCACCATGCACGCGGTGTTGCAACACCTGCACGCCTCGGGCGGAGTGGAAGCCGTAACGGTCGAGCAGCTGCAACAGGTGATGCAGCAACAGTGGGTAGCGGCAGGTTACGAGTCGCCGCACGAAGAGCAGCAGTTCCAGCAGGTAGCGGCGGCGTTGCTGGAGCAGTATCACGCACGCACACAGGAGAGCCTGCAGCAAACACCCCCTGAACAGCGCCCGCGTCTGCTGATGCAGGAACGGTTGTTGCGCATGGACATGGGCAGGTTCGCACTGGTAGGGCGTGTAGACCGCGTGGACGAACACCCCGACGGCACACTGGAGATTATCGACTACAAGAGCTGGCGCACCGACGTCGCCCCCGAAGAGGTGCATGATGACCTCGCGATGTGCTGTTACCAGCTGCTGTTGAAGCAGCTCTACCCCGACCGTCGCATTATAGCCACCATCGTCGCGCTGCAGACGGGCGCGTTTGCCAGTGCCAGCCTCACCGACGAGGAACTCGCGGAGTTTCGCGAAGACATCCGCCTTCTGGGAGAAGAAATCGTCTCCCGCGACTTCGAGTACCTGGAACCCAAACGTATCCCGCACTGCGAGGAGTGCGATTTCCTGCCGTTGTGCCAGCGCATCTGGGAACGGCTCTAA
- a CDS encoding malate dehydrogenase translates to MDVSIIGASGDCGREIAIQLVAERVLSPNERLQLVGRHGGRSERVLHGLRSDLSDAYAEIAPEIDVALHPDEVVGDIIVMAAGQAVPTDAASAPSRDTLAMANLPVFHAYAGAIEKHGHGNEVVIVVTNPVELGVEIFSRYLGRHRVIGIGAYSDSLRFRREIAADVGVRRQMVHAFVVGEHGEQMVPLWSSLRIYGMDMEEMLSITARLRGKRQLTDFPSEVQQAKIQTLAYLQQGLIREAFEHVDRLPPDLRVVLKPYLTHLSGAKTAVATANVTVDLVRTLMDGREIVVAGQVRLDGEFYGIHTTIGAPIVVGTNGWSQVVPLQLWEDEARLLTQAASQVQRKLREWMKHGG, encoded by the coding sequence ATGGACGTATCGATTATCGGAGCAAGCGGCGACTGTGGGCGCGAGATCGCCATTCAGCTGGTAGCGGAACGAGTGCTGTCGCCAAACGAGCGATTGCAACTGGTGGGCAGGCATGGCGGCAGGAGTGAGCGGGTGCTACACGGTTTGCGCAGCGACCTGTCCGACGCCTACGCCGAAATCGCCCCCGAAATAGATGTAGCCCTGCACCCCGATGAGGTAGTCGGTGACATCATCGTGATGGCAGCTGGGCAAGCGGTTCCCACGGACGCCGCCAGCGCACCATCGCGCGATACACTGGCGATGGCAAACCTGCCCGTGTTTCATGCCTATGCCGGCGCTATCGAGAAGCATGGACACGGCAACGAGGTCGTCATCGTGGTGACCAACCCGGTGGAGCTGGGCGTGGAGATATTCAGCCGTTATTTGGGCAGGCATCGGGTGATTGGCATCGGGGCATACTCGGACTCGCTGCGATTCCGTCGCGAAATCGCTGCCGATGTGGGTGTGCGTCGCCAGATGGTACACGCTTTCGTGGTGGGCGAACACGGCGAACAGATGGTTCCCCTGTGGAGTAGCCTGCGTATTTACGGCATGGATATGGAGGAGATGCTGTCTATTACGGCGCGGCTTCGGGGCAAGCGTCAGCTGACCGATTTCCCCTCCGAAGTGCAGCAGGCAAAAATCCAGACGCTGGCTTACCTGCAGCAGGGGCTGATTCGCGAGGCGTTTGAGCATGTCGACCGCCTCCCACCTGACCTGCGAGTGGTGTTGAAGCCCTATCTCACCCATTTGTCGGGGGCGAAAACAGCCGTTGCGACCGCCAACGTCACGGTAGACCTGGTGCGCACGCTGATGGACGGGCGCGAGATTGTGGTGGCGGGACAGGTGCGGCTGGATGGCGAGTTTTATGGCATCCACACCACCATCGGCGCTCCTATCGTGGTGGGCACTAACGGCTGGTCGCAGGTGGTTCCGTTGCAGCTGTGGGAAGATGAGGCGCGATTGCTGACGCAGGCAGCCAGCCAGGTACAGCGTAAGCTGCGGGAGTGGATGAAACATGGTGGATGA
- a CDS encoding thermonuclease family protein produces the protein MSNYLFVAKRNRRTRNATVSLAAVVLVLVVSALWQRWMPARGDFVGRVVGVSDGDTIEVMRAGRAVRVRLQGVDSPESHQAYGTRAKQFTSDLVFGKTVAVQVRGTDQYGRILGEVILPDGRSLNRELVRNGYAWWYRRYSDDPVLQRLEEEARRERRGLWRDKNPIPPWEFRRERRQR, from the coding sequence ATGTCCAACTATCTCTTCGTGGCGAAAAGGAACCGAAGAACACGAAATGCTACCGTCTCCCTGGCGGCGGTCGTACTCGTTCTGGTGGTGTCCGCGCTGTGGCAGCGATGGATGCCGGCGCGAGGGGACTTCGTCGGCAGGGTGGTGGGCGTCTCTGACGGCGACACCATCGAGGTGATGCGTGCGGGTAGGGCGGTTCGCGTGCGCCTGCAGGGCGTTGATAGCCCGGAAAGCCATCAGGCGTATGGCACGCGGGCGAAACAGTTCACCTCCGATTTGGTGTTCGGCAAGACGGTGGCGGTGCAGGTACGCGGAACCGACCAGTACGGGCGCATCCTGGGCGAGGTCATCCTGCCAGATGGGCGCAGCCTCAACCGCGAACTGGTACGCAACGGCTATGCCTGGTGGTACCGCCGCTATTCGGATGACCCGGTGCTGCAACGTCTGGAGGAGGAGGCGCGGCGCGAAAGGCGTGGCTTGTGGCGCGACAAGAATCCGATACCTCCCTGGGAGTTTCGGAGGGAACGTCGTCAGCGTTAG
- a CDS encoding glycosyl hydrolase, producing the protein MAEHRYYLVSQHDWAKRIGFYLAFENRNPSGPCRVETLGLFFGVADGQNWYVSSIPAGQWRLDTRYHIRAEITAERAVLWQNGKQVGEQAVRPHLVSGKLNIGEVPSWAFGDTDYHLVPAELRLLQGGREQRFKIGGPPADLPEPLRFFNPHVFWGLATNFSTHQIEFVPSLPIAVEVTIQLARIPDWRRYIPYVDRYGQCRYADYPTKVRRDADLRRDYEQEQRILQQWGIPNIFDAYGGYLRAGWRERPTGFYRVVRRDGYWWLITPEGYPCFYTGVCSAPMEVWELTPVSDREEIFEWLPPREGEYAGIWATNAWGENTGAEYVSLYAVNLMRRLGTNWRQACRELAKKRLRTWGFSGVGKWGYLEEMPFASVLSRGNVPNLVSHPDIFDSSVQSRFRAELVRQITPYRRSPWVLGWSVGNEDQEIIRRDEIRKILELPYAPPAKVAIVEHLLRTRYDGNLSRLAQTWGVSAGSLETLCRASITRASDEELEAMRRFYADRYYDWIYRTIKEIDPDHLYLGFWIYPYGWENDEDWNLIAKHCDVLGYDYYSLTFSPPQLARLFDRVDKPILCGEFAFATYHGGKRGWGAFMGSSASDDREAGELYVQWITDAAQHPLCAGAMWFQYRDQPITGRGPGRGKQLFIGEHTAHGLIEFTDHPKWDMLRRMREVNLKAVPVRLRAAEQRR; encoded by the coding sequence ATGGCAGAGCATCGGTACTACCTTGTTAGCCAGCATGATTGGGCCAAGCGCATAGGCTTTTATCTCGCTTTCGAGAACCGTAACCCTTCCGGCCCATGTCGGGTCGAGACGCTCGGGCTGTTCTTCGGCGTTGCGGACGGCCAGAATTGGTACGTATCCTCTATCCCTGCTGGACAGTGGCGACTGGACACTCGCTACCACATCCGCGCAGAAATCACGGCAGAACGCGCGGTACTCTGGCAGAACGGCAAACAGGTCGGCGAGCAGGCAGTACGTCCACATCTGGTATCAGGCAAGTTGAACATCGGCGAAGTACCTTCGTGGGCGTTTGGGGATACTGATTATCATCTAGTGCCTGCGGAGCTGCGTCTCCTGCAGGGCGGTAGGGAACAACGGTTCAAAATCGGAGGCCCGCCTGCCGACCTGCCTGAACCGCTGCGCTTTTTCAACCCCCATGTCTTTTGGGGACTGGCTACTAACTTCTCCACTCATCAGATAGAGTTCGTCCCCAGTCTGCCAATTGCTGTAGAAGTAACTATCCAGCTGGCGCGGATACCAGACTGGCGGCGGTATATCCCTTATGTGGACCGATACGGGCAGTGTCGCTACGCAGACTACCCAACCAAGGTGCGTCGTGATGCTGATTTGCGCCGCGATTACGAGCAGGAACAGCGCATCCTTCAACAGTGGGGTATCCCTAACATCTTCGACGCGTACGGGGGCTACCTGCGCGCAGGGTGGCGTGAGAGACCGACTGGTTTTTACCGTGTCGTGCGCCGTGACGGATACTGGTGGCTGATTACGCCCGAAGGCTACCCCTGCTTCTATACTGGCGTTTGCAGCGCGCCGATGGAGGTGTGGGAACTGACCCCCGTTTCCGACCGCGAGGAGATATTCGAGTGGCTGCCGCCGCGCGAAGGAGAGTATGCTGGCATCTGGGCAACCAACGCCTGGGGTGAGAACACGGGGGCGGAGTACGTTAGCCTGTATGCCGTGAACCTGATGCGACGCCTCGGCACGAACTGGAGGCAGGCCTGCCGCGAGCTGGCTAAAAAGCGGCTGCGCACCTGGGGCTTCTCGGGGGTCGGCAAATGGGGTTACCTCGAGGAGATGCCGTTCGCGTCTGTGCTGTCACGGGGGAATGTGCCCAACCTCGTTAGCCATCCCGACATCTTTGACAGCAGCGTTCAATCGCGGTTCCGCGCCGAGCTGGTTCGGCAGATAACGCCGTACCGACGTAGCCCGTGGGTGCTGGGCTGGTCGGTGGGCAACGAGGATCAAGAAATCATCCGGCGCGATGAGATTCGCAAAATCCTCGAGCTGCCGTACGCCCCACCCGCGAAGGTGGCAATCGTGGAGCATCTGCTGCGCACACGTTACGACGGAAACCTGAGCAGGCTGGCGCAAACATGGGGTGTGTCTGCAGGCAGTCTGGAGACCCTCTGTCGGGCGTCCATCACGAGGGCTTCTGACGAGGAGCTCGAAGCCATGCGCCGTTTCTATGCCGACCGCTACTATGACTGGATATACCGTACAATCAAAGAGATTGACCCCGACCACCTCTATCTCGGCTTCTGGATTTATCCGTACGGCTGGGAAAACGACGAGGATTGGAACCTGATTGCGAAACACTGCGACGTGTTGGGTTATGACTACTACAGCCTCACCTTCTCGCCACCGCAGTTGGCACGCCTGTTCGACAGGGTCGATAAGCCAATCCTGTGTGGCGAGTTTGCGTTTGCAACTTATCACGGCGGGAAGCGCGGTTGGGGGGCGTTTATGGGGTCGTCAGCAAGCGATGACCGCGAGGCAGGCGAACTCTACGTTCAGTGGATTACCGATGCCGCCCAGCACCCCTTGTGCGCCGGGGCAATGTGGTTTCAGTACCGCGACCAGCCGATTACTGGGCGAGGGCCAGGACGGGGGAAGCAGCTGTTTATCGGCGAGCACACGGCGCACGGATTAATCGAGTTTACAGACCATCCGAAGTGGGACATGCTGCGACGGATGCGCGAGGTTAATCTCAAAGCGGTGCCCGTACGGCTGCGAGCGGCAGAGCAACGTCGTTGA
- the murB gene encoding UDP-N-acetylmuramate dehydrogenase produces MTTPRQQTPLSEALHRLMQAVPVPSHLRLNEPLKNYTTLRVGGPADLFYRVTDIEEFAQVVITAHQLCVPTFILGLGSNLLVSDKGIRGLVVYNCCRRIEVGEITFSESGAPFQLLFLKTAQAGLSGLEFAVGIPGTVGGALISNAGAFRENIGDLVETIDVVVEGERQRVTQEWMQFSYRDSILRRPDPPRAAILAVTLRLRRGDRRQIFAKARELQRWRIERQPPNPSAGSFFKNVYDVELAQKLYSLPTGLKEAGVVPAGYLIAEAGLKGTRVGGAMVSVKHANFLINAGGATATDIRKLADLVKQVVFERFGVLLEEEVLTVGDWS; encoded by the coding sequence GTGACCACACCGCGCCAGCAAACGCCGCTGTCTGAGGCTCTGCATCGCCTGATGCAGGCGGTTCCCGTTCCCTCTCACCTGCGATTGAATGAACCTCTAAAGAACTATACTACCTTGCGCGTGGGCGGTCCCGCCGACCTTTTCTACAGGGTGACCGACATCGAAGAGTTCGCACAGGTGGTCATCACTGCGCATCAGCTTTGCGTACCCACCTTCATCCTGGGACTGGGTAGCAACCTGCTGGTCAGCGATAAAGGCATCCGTGGACTGGTGGTATACAACTGCTGTCGCCGCATCGAGGTGGGAGAAATCACCTTTTCGGAGTCGGGCGCACCCTTTCAGTTGCTGTTCCTCAAAACCGCGCAGGCGGGGCTGTCCGGGCTGGAGTTCGCGGTGGGTATTCCGGGCACGGTGGGTGGTGCGCTCATCTCCAACGCGGGGGCGTTCCGCGAAAACATCGGCGACCTCGTGGAGACGATAGACGTGGTGGTAGAGGGCGAACGCCAGCGGGTGACGCAAGAGTGGATGCAGTTCTCCTACCGCGACAGCATCCTGCGCCGTCCGGACCCCCCGCGCGCGGCTATACTGGCAGTAACCCTGCGTCTGCGCCGTGGCGACCGCCGCCAGATTTTCGCCAAAGCGCGCGAGCTGCAACGCTGGCGCATCGAACGACAGCCCCCCAACCCCTCGGCGGGCAGCTTCTTCAAGAACGTATATGATGTGGAACTGGCTCAGAAGCTATACAGTTTGCCTACCGGACTGAAAGAGGCGGGCGTCGTACCTGCGGGTTACCTGATTGCGGAGGCGGGGCTGAAGGGCACGCGCGTTGGAGGGGCAATGGTGTCTGTGAAACACGCGAACTTTCTCATCAATGCCGGAGGTGCTACCGCGACCGATATCCGTAAACTGGCAGATTTGGTCAAGCAGGTGGTTTTCGAGAGGTTTGGGGTTCTGCTCGAAGAGGAGGTACTCACTGTCGGGGACTGGTCGTAA
- a CDS encoding polysaccharide biosynthesis/export family protein codes for MKKTLVVTLALLFTMVPLTFAQEEPPGEVTVGGELILRIRFSAGGMTPQQRADAITQRLVKILQDPDIQPSDIVVKPIAGGEAAIYVKDNLLVTVDKKHAARNKTTPLKLGEIWAKHLREVLPQVNVKPMR; via the coding sequence ATGAAGAAGACACTGGTTGTGACACTGGCGTTGCTGTTCACGATGGTCCCCCTCACCTTTGCGCAGGAAGAGCCTCCTGGTGAAGTCACGGTTGGAGGCGAACTCATCCTGCGCATCCGCTTCAGCGCAGGCGGTATGACGCCGCAGCAGAGGGCAGACGCGATTACGCAGCGGCTGGTCAAGATTTTGCAGGACCCGGATATCCAGCCTTCGGACATCGTGGTCAAGCCGATTGCCGGTGGCGAGGCGGCGATATATGTCAAAGACAACTTGCTGGTCACTGTCGATAAGAAACACGCGGCTCGCAACAAGACCACGCCGTTGAAGCTGGGCGAAATATGGGCAAAACACCTGCGGGAAGTGCTTCCACAGGTAAACGTCAAGCCAATGCGATAG
- a CDS encoding enoyl-ACP reductase, protein MSGLVEGKNALVLGVASERSIAWAIARRLAQEGANLALTYQNERLEKNVRPLAESLPGTLLLPCDVSDDVQVANLAQELQTRWGKLDILVHSVAFAKKEELSGRYVDTSREGFRIAMDVSVFSLVALCRSLEPLMGEGSSVVTLTYLGSERVVPNYNVMGVAKAALEASVRYLASDLGPKGIRVNAISAGPINTLAARAIAGFTTMLQRVREVAPLRRNTEAEEVADAALFLLSDLARGVTGEVLYVDSGYHVMGMV, encoded by the coding sequence ATGTCGGGTTTGGTGGAAGGGAAGAACGCTCTGGTGCTGGGTGTTGCCAGTGAGCGCAGCATCGCCTGGGCGATTGCCCGGCGGTTAGCGCAGGAAGGGGCAAACCTGGCGTTAACATATCAGAACGAGCGTCTGGAGAAAAACGTGCGTCCGCTGGCGGAAAGTCTACCGGGAACGCTGCTCCTGCCGTGCGATGTATCCGACGATGTGCAGGTAGCGAATCTGGCGCAGGAGTTACAGACGCGCTGGGGCAAACTGGATATTCTGGTACACAGTGTCGCGTTTGCGAAGAAAGAGGAGCTATCGGGGCGCTATGTGGATACCTCGCGTGAGGGGTTCCGTATCGCGATGGACGTGAGCGTCTTCTCGCTGGTCGCGCTGTGTCGGTCGCTGGAGCCTCTGATGGGAGAAGGAAGCAGCGTGGTGACGCTGACTTACCTCGGCAGCGAGCGCGTGGTGCCGAACTACAACGTCATGGGCGTCGCCAAAGCCGCGCTGGAAGCCAGCGTGCGTTACCTCGCCTCCGACCTCGGTCCGAAGGGCATTCGGGTGAATGCGATTTCGGCGGGACCTATCAACACGCTGGCGGCTCGGGCGATTGCGGGGTTTACCACCATGCTGCAAAGGGTGCGCGAAGTCGCTCCCCTGCGACGCAACACGGAAGCCGAAGAGGTGGCGGATGCTGCCCTCTTTCTGCTGAGCGACCTCGCACGGGGCGTCACGGGCGAGGTGCTTTACGTGGATAGCGGTTACCACGTCATGGGCATGGTCTAA
- a CDS encoding cob(I)yrinic acid a,c-diamide adenosyltransferase — translation MRIYTRTGDDGTTGLLGAQRVSKDSPRVEAYGSVDELNAHLGLAIAHLQLHERFRQILQQVQSELFVIGAELAVPVGKKPVIKPISEQQVKQLEHYIDEIEDTLEPLHHFILPGGTVASAALHVARTVCRRAERRVVSLFHVEPGNPHILTYLNRLGDLLFVMARAVNTAEGVQDIIWEL, via the coding sequence ATGCGTATCTACACCAGAACAGGCGACGACGGTACCACTGGCTTGCTGGGCGCACAGCGGGTGAGTAAGGACTCGCCCCGCGTGGAGGCGTACGGCAGCGTCGACGAGCTGAACGCACACCTGGGGCTGGCTATCGCGCATCTCCAGTTGCATGAGCGATTCCGGCAGATACTGCAACAGGTGCAGAGCGAGCTGTTCGTCATCGGCGCGGAGCTGGCGGTTCCGGTAGGCAAGAAGCCGGTGATCAAGCCCATTTCGGAGCAACAGGTCAAGCAACTGGAACACTACATTGACGAGATCGAGGACACTCTGGAACCCCTGCATCATTTCATCCTGCCTGGGGGCACGGTTGCCTCAGCGGCTTTGCACGTGGCGCGCACCGTGTGCCGTCGCGCAGAGCGGCGCGTAGTCAGCCTGTTCCATGTGGAGCCCGGCAATCCGCATATTCTCACCTATCTGAATCGACTGGGTGACCTGCTGTTTGTGATGGCGCGAGCGGTCAACACCGCCGAAGGCGTACAGGACATTATCTGGGAACTGTAG